The Xylanibacillus composti genome has a segment encoding these proteins:
- a CDS encoding saccharopine dehydrogenase family protein has protein sequence MKNRTIGILGASGQVGRGAVETMLGSAEFPIVLGGRNPEKLREQYRRAEPRAVFMHVDVYDSESLRRFTGSCDVVINCAGPSKQVLDRVASACLEHGVHYVDVSGDEHLYKRLRSANREIEEKRLTFLVSAGVYPGLSEMFPAYVAETGLDEVELLELFFAGNGGFSLNAAYDIVCSIQEDTGRGMMYGKNGEASKMDRPFPRSYPLPPPAGERNVYPVLHDEFLSIARSRRFREAMFYNTYPDNAILNKFMTIKALELYKTEEQKLASARMLVEQFGAYKQPAQAYSMFHLLAEGRKDGKPLRLGATLLYNNDWNTLSGMVAANAARLVLEDGGRAPGCKYAAEGVSPVNMMNVLGEQDVHLAHSVMEARAGVNHERT, from the coding sequence GTGAAGAACAGAACGATCGGTATATTAGGGGCTTCCGGGCAAGTCGGAAGAGGAGCGGTGGAGACCATGCTCGGTTCCGCCGAATTCCCCATCGTACTCGGCGGAAGGAATCCCGAGAAGCTGCGTGAACAATACCGCCGCGCGGAACCGAGAGCCGTCTTCATGCATGTGGATGTGTACGATAGCGAATCGCTTCGCCGCTTCACGGGCAGCTGCGATGTCGTCATTAATTGTGCGGGGCCGTCGAAGCAAGTCTTGGACCGGGTTGCTTCTGCTTGCCTCGAACACGGCGTTCATTACGTGGATGTTTCGGGAGACGAGCATCTGTACAAGCGATTGCGGAGCGCAAACCGGGAAATCGAAGAGAAGCGGCTGACGTTTCTGGTCTCGGCAGGCGTATACCCCGGCTTGTCCGAGATGTTCCCGGCATATGTGGCGGAAACGGGGCTGGATGAGGTCGAATTGCTTGAATTGTTTTTTGCAGGCAACGGCGGCTTTTCACTGAACGCAGCGTATGACATCGTCTGCAGCATTCAGGAAGATACCGGACGGGGAATGATGTACGGCAAGAACGGCGAAGCCAGCAAAATGGATCGTCCGTTTCCGCGCAGCTATCCATTGCCTCCCCCTGCGGGCGAACGGAACGTCTATCCGGTCCTGCACGATGAATTTTTATCGATTGCCCGAAGTCGGCGTTTCCGCGAGGCCATGTTTTATAACACCTACCCAGACAACGCGATACTGAACAAGTTCATGACGATCAAAGCGCTGGAACTGTACAAGACGGAGGAGCAAAAGCTGGCGTCTGCCCGAATGCTGGTTGAACAATTCGGCGCGTACAAGCAGCCGGCCCAGGCATACAGCATGTTCCATCTGCTTGCAGAAGGCCGCAAAGACGGCAAGCCGCTGCGGCTGGGGGCAACGCTGTTGTACAACAATGATTGGAACACGTTGTCCGGCATGGTCGCTGCCAATGCCGCCAGACTGGTGCTGGAGGACGGCGGGAGGGCGCCAGGTTGCAAGTATGCGGCAGAAGGGGTATCTCCGGTCAACATGATGAATGTGCTGGGCGAGCAGGACGTTCATCTTGCGCATTCCGTCATGGAAGCGAGAGCGGGGGTGAATCATGAACGGACATAA
- a CDS encoding non-ribosomal peptide synthetase produces MSESLLPISAIGYEEARMQVKRMLPAPVEFDDDQNLIELGLDSLHMMRLVNDWRRAGAAVSFAELIASPRFGDWWSLLHKSNREAAVTAERPARHMTTGACDPEPAIGPFPLTDVQYAYWIGRRDEQPLGGVGCHAYVEMDGHGVEPRRLESAWKQLLAHHAMLRARFLADGQQEVMETPAAPTLVVHDLRHCSADELAPELMRIRDRLSHRRLAVENGEVAGLALSLLPEGRTRIHFDIDLLVADVQSLHILLRDLAAAYARGAKPAAPANWRFADYLRREASGREAELARAEAYWRERLPNLPAAPGLPLKTRPETIKAPVFARRSYVVSEAVWKRLQQRAAACQVTPAMVLLTAYAEVLDRWSAHSQFLLNIPLFDRPTGEPGLEDVVADFTNLLLLAVDCGTRQSFLERVRSVQAQFHRDAAHAAYSGVQVQRDLARFRQGEREIAPVVFACNLGTPLMTDECRQSLGELAYMISQTPQVWLDFQIYEMDAGLLLAWDAVDALFPDGMMDRMFAAMTRLIEWLAAEHTGWQASPDTLWAAERPRWEKDEERSLPMQAQCLHDGFFEKAAASPGQTALIDSRSDALCSYGELSDYALRVAAFLQASGVREGDPVAVTLPRGIDQIAAVLGILAAGACYVPISVDQPSARRSKIHQKAGIRHVLTDPELVDAAGWPADAAVLSITDAADAVPLTEPADPSPERLAYILFTSGSTGEPKGVEIRHAGAWNTIADLNQRYQVGQTDRIVAVSSLDFDLSVYDIFGLLSAGGSLVLLAEETRRDAARWLKLVNKYEATIWNSVPVLLDMLLTAAESEREKLSSLRLAMLSGDWIGLDLPPRLNQAAEHSLLVAMGGATEASIWSNYHEVAVPLPAHWTSIPYGRPLSNQAYRIVDDKGRDCPEWATGELWIGGAGVAAGYRGEPELTAERFVEWNDSRWYRTGDLGRYWPDGTMEFLGRQDFQVKIRGHRIELGEIETALRQHPGVRDAVVAATGDPRGTRQLAGYVVPHSDSEALFALESVDPQKSAEYWSLLTDAGRNQSREALPQQIPPEALHRFWSFAERLSVCQIGRVLDQAGVFLQPGERQTVESLMHQGGIHARYRELVCQWLGILEEEGMLSKDGTGGWISTRMLPKDLAETGASGRDYIEWEQRAHGLLQYVRQMEHAHMEMLKGEVDPLELFFADDRDLSPDSLIRSMPGAGYRNDIARRVLELAVRERSGAEPIRILEIGARNGELTEFLVETLVPDQAVYTCTDPSAYFLNLAKNRWNHVSLMEYRLLDMNQPPQSQGFPSHSYDIVIAADSLHRVRDIGKALAHIRSLLAPGGLLLMTEMTRNSRLQQISAGYLEDGFTRFEDERAATRLPLLAADRWVRLLKSASFAEAAAFPGQDEPAGMYGQQVIAALAPIGVKRFNPEPLIEQLRRKLPEYMVPATIIPLDQLPLSANGKVDRQALPVPSSLRSVTADQAVAEPRSPVEQELAAMWSRLLVVEPVGLTDNFFTLGGDSLLAIKLGAMARDKFEIELSLGSVFERPTIAQLAERIQALIQEKEQSAEAVVRLPEIVPSPEDRHAPFPLTEIQQAYWVGRSGVYALGNVSTHCYFELEGTDLDLERINRAWQRLIEQHDMMRAVILQDGQRQQILEHVPPYRIAVADLRGRDADAVRAELNRVREEMSHQVLSACEWPLFDVRASVFGNNQVRLHISFDNLLFDGWSMFHLLSEWNRLYQQPDASLSPLALSFRDYVLAMEQLRESELYERDRAYWFNRLPDLPPAPDLPLAQNPESLSGQRFTRLDARLDRDSWRQLKKRTAEAGVTPSGILLAAYAEVLAVWSRQPRFTINLTQFNRLPLHPEVPQIVGDFTSLTLLAADHSSGATFVERARKLQEQLWRDLDHPYVGGVQVQRELARTNGVHNGVAMPVVFTSALGVDQWDEGESGGKWLGKLVYNITQTPQVWLDHQVVEQDGQLLLIWDAVAGLFPSGLLDDMFAAYCQLLRRLAEEEQAWRAEMPALLSIPRLEGRIEANRTEAPVSRNTLDGLFAAKAAMQPDRPAIICSDRILTYEELRRRSDAVAQLLRTKGAKPNTLTAVIMEKGWEQVVGALGILKSGAAYLPVDPAHPGERRAQILRDGNVGVVLTQSWLDERLDWPEGVERIYIDHLAPATGKVDSPDRNPDDLAYVIYTSGSTGVPKGVMIDHRGAVNTILDVNSRFAVGPADRVLALSHLNFDLSVYDMFGMLAAGAAIVMPEAEQTRDPGSWLTWLEQERITVWNTVPALMQMLLEHAAGSGKALPQSLRLVLLSGDWIPLELPGKIQAQIAGVEVIGLGGATEASIWSNLYPIGEVDPSWRSIPYGRPMTNQRYYVLNAWMGDCPVWVPGQLYIGGIGLAQGYWNDEAKTNERFIRHPRTGERLYNTGDLGRYLPDGTIEFLGREDFQVKIRGHRIELGEIEAALKQLDGVKDAVAAVSEPSGDKQLVVYIVPGDGEGLSLLETERVDSAVSGERWLTLCSTGLLQASQLAEAVHGEAIGAFMDYADRLSVAAMCDTLASLGIFAREGERYAVDACMRRYQLHPRYRSLFVHWLDVLAEEGLLRKEGDGRYQNVLPFGNAQHELSCFDWTRFPGMSEKAQALSEGFRRGKAAMTALLRGDTDPRELFLTEDSFLTAEALSGFNLARSYSIGLCRELFRTILNGYPADKEIRVLELGSRAGGLADTLAPLCEGRGRYLYADESSFFTDQAKQKWGEAAPIEYSLFDMNNSPLQQGFALHEFDIIVADNTLHRARNLEATLGHLKRMLAPGGYLIFGEATRNSRLMLTTVGFLEDGFSHFEDERKETCLPLLPAAKWLEALAEQGFARTMSLPESSGAADAYDQCIIMAQGPEQVSTFNPTRLSDALRQKLPDYMVPTSFVLLEELPLSANGKVDRKALGALAKAGARTAGRKRAAPATELQEKLASVWEEVLGCKQVGLDDGFFELGGDSLRAIQCMNVLKERYQIDLSLQDLFDAPNIGQLARLIEKKAAERGQAAAYEEGII; encoded by the coding sequence ATGAGCGAATCGTTGCTGCCTATCTCTGCGATAGGCTATGAAGAAGCGCGCATGCAAGTCAAGCGCATGCTGCCTGCGCCTGTCGAGTTTGACGATGATCAGAACTTGATTGAGCTTGGATTGGATTCACTGCATATGATGCGGCTGGTCAATGATTGGCGACGGGCCGGCGCGGCGGTATCCTTCGCCGAGCTGATCGCCTCGCCGCGATTTGGCGACTGGTGGAGCCTGCTGCACAAAAGCAATCGGGAAGCGGCGGTAACGGCAGAGCGGCCGGCGCGGCATATGACGACTGGGGCGTGCGATCCCGAACCCGCGATAGGACCGTTCCCGCTTACGGATGTGCAATACGCCTATTGGATCGGACGGCGCGACGAACAGCCGCTTGGCGGAGTTGGGTGTCACGCCTATGTGGAGATGGACGGTCATGGCGTTGAGCCAAGGCGGCTGGAATCGGCCTGGAAGCAATTGCTTGCGCATCATGCCATGCTTCGGGCCAGATTTTTGGCAGACGGACAGCAGGAAGTGATGGAGACGCCCGCTGCCCCTACGTTGGTGGTGCACGATTTGCGGCATTGCTCAGCGGACGAGCTTGCGCCTGAGTTGATGCGCATTCGCGACCGATTGTCACATCGTCGATTGGCGGTAGAGAACGGAGAGGTTGCCGGACTCGCTCTCAGCCTGCTGCCGGAGGGCCGAACCCGCATTCATTTCGATATAGATCTGCTTGTCGCCGACGTGCAGAGCCTGCATATCCTATTGCGCGATCTTGCCGCTGCCTACGCTCGCGGCGCCAAACCGGCCGCTCCGGCAAACTGGCGTTTTGCCGACTACTTGCGCCGGGAAGCGTCAGGCAGGGAGGCGGAACTAGCCAGGGCCGAGGCTTATTGGAGAGAACGGTTGCCTAATCTCCCGGCCGCTCCCGGATTGCCATTAAAGACGAGGCCGGAAACGATAAAAGCGCCTGTATTTGCAAGAAGAAGCTATGTGGTAAGCGAAGCGGTCTGGAAGCGGCTGCAACAACGGGCAGCCGCTTGTCAGGTAACCCCTGCGATGGTGCTGTTGACCGCATATGCGGAAGTGCTGGACAGGTGGAGCGCCCATTCGCAATTCCTCCTGAACATCCCGCTGTTCGACCGGCCAACGGGGGAACCCGGACTTGAGGATGTCGTCGCCGATTTTACCAATCTGCTGTTGCTTGCGGTGGATTGTGGAACCCGGCAATCCTTCCTGGAACGCGTGCGAAGCGTGCAGGCGCAATTCCATCGGGATGCGGCACATGCGGCCTATTCCGGCGTGCAGGTGCAGCGCGACCTGGCTCGCTTCCGCCAAGGAGAACGGGAGATTGCCCCTGTCGTGTTCGCATGCAATTTGGGAACTCCGCTGATGACCGACGAATGTCGGCAATCATTGGGAGAACTCGCATACATGATCTCGCAGACGCCGCAAGTGTGGCTGGATTTCCAAATATACGAAATGGACGCGGGCTTGTTATTGGCATGGGACGCCGTCGACGCATTGTTCCCAGACGGCATGATGGACCGGATGTTTGCCGCCATGACCCGCTTGATCGAGTGGCTGGCGGCGGAACACACCGGCTGGCAAGCTTCACCGGATACGCTATGGGCTGCGGAACGGCCGAGATGGGAGAAGGATGAAGAGCGCTCGCTTCCCATGCAGGCGCAATGTCTGCATGACGGCTTCTTCGAGAAAGCTGCGGCGAGTCCCGGACAAACCGCGCTGATCGACAGCCGCTCCGATGCGCTCTGCTCGTATGGCGAGCTGTCCGATTATGCCTTGCGGGTGGCGGCATTCCTTCAAGCCAGCGGCGTAAGAGAAGGAGACCCTGTCGCCGTCACGCTGCCTCGGGGAATCGATCAAATCGCAGCGGTCCTCGGCATATTGGCCGCAGGAGCATGCTATGTGCCGATTAGCGTCGATCAGCCGTCTGCCCGCCGCAGCAAGATACATCAAAAAGCGGGTATTCGCCACGTCCTTACCGATCCTGAGCTTGTCGACGCCGCAGGATGGCCGGCCGATGCCGCCGTGCTTTCGATCACCGATGCGGCGGATGCTGTTCCGCTAACGGAGCCCGCTGATCCATCTCCCGAGCGGTTGGCCTATATCCTCTTTACCTCGGGCTCAACAGGCGAGCCGAAAGGGGTGGAAATTCGCCATGCCGGGGCGTGGAATACGATCGCTGATCTCAACCAGCGCTATCAGGTCGGGCAAACCGACCGGATTGTGGCGGTCTCCTCTCTCGATTTCGATCTTTCTGTTTACGACATCTTCGGACTGCTGAGCGCCGGAGGCTCGCTCGTGCTGCTTGCGGAAGAGACGCGGCGGGATGCGGCCCGTTGGCTGAAGCTGGTGAACAAGTATGAGGCCACGATCTGGAATTCCGTTCCCGTGCTGCTGGATATGCTGTTGACGGCCGCCGAGAGCGAGCGGGAAAAGTTGTCTTCGCTGCGTCTCGCCATGCTTTCCGGCGACTGGATCGGCCTGGACTTGCCGCCGCGGCTGAACCAGGCTGCCGAACATAGCCTCCTGGTAGCCATGGGGGGAGCCACGGAGGCATCCATCTGGTCCAACTATCATGAGGTTGCGGTGCCGTTGCCCGCGCACTGGACATCGATTCCGTATGGCCGTCCGCTGTCCAACCAGGCGTATCGGATTGTGGACGACAAGGGAAGGGACTGCCCCGAATGGGCAACCGGCGAGCTGTGGATCGGCGGGGCCGGCGTAGCGGCAGGATACCGCGGGGAGCCTGAGCTTACCGCGGAGCGCTTCGTCGAATGGAATGACTCCCGCTGGTATCGCACAGGCGATCTGGGCCGGTATTGGCCGGACGGCACGATGGAGTTCCTGGGCCGTCAGGATTTCCAGGTCAAAATCAGAGGGCATCGCATTGAGCTGGGTGAGATTGAAACGGCGTTGCGGCAGCATCCGGGCGTGCGCGACGCTGTCGTTGCGGCGACGGGCGATCCCCGCGGAACCAGACAGCTTGCGGGATATGTTGTGCCCCATTCGGATAGCGAAGCTTTGTTTGCGCTCGAAAGCGTCGATCCGCAAAAGAGCGCAGAATATTGGAGCTTGTTGACAGACGCCGGACGAAACCAGTCCCGGGAGGCGTTGCCGCAACAGATTCCCCCTGAGGCGCTTCATCGGTTTTGGTCGTTTGCGGAGCGGTTGAGCGTCTGTCAAATAGGTCGGGTGCTTGACCAGGCGGGCGTGTTTCTCCAGCCGGGGGAGCGGCAGACGGTGGAGTCGCTTATGCACCAAGGCGGTATTCATGCTCGCTATCGGGAACTGGTATGCCAGTGGCTTGGCATTTTGGAAGAGGAAGGCATGTTGAGCAAAGACGGGACAGGCGGCTGGATCAGCACCCGAATGCTGCCGAAAGACCTGGCAGAAACGGGAGCGTCCGGCAGGGACTATATCGAATGGGAACAACGTGCGCACGGTCTGCTGCAGTATGTGCGGCAGATGGAGCACGCCCACATGGAGATGCTGAAAGGCGAGGTCGATCCGCTCGAGTTGTTCTTCGCCGACGACCGCGATCTGTCTCCAGACAGTCTGATTCGGTCGATGCCAGGCGCCGGCTACCGGAACGACATTGCCAGAAGGGTGCTTGAGCTAGCGGTCCGGGAGCGATCTGGAGCGGAGCCGATACGGATTCTGGAAATCGGTGCAAGAAACGGCGAGCTCACCGAATTCCTGGTTGAGACGCTTGTGCCCGATCAGGCAGTCTATACGTGCACCGATCCATCCGCTTACTTTTTGAATTTGGCGAAGAACAGATGGAATCACGTTTCGCTTATGGAGTACAGGCTGCTGGATATGAACCAGCCGCCGCAGTCGCAGGGGTTCCCTTCGCATAGCTACGATATCGTGATTGCAGCCGATTCCTTGCACCGCGTTCGGGACATTGGCAAAGCACTGGCGCATATTCGCTCTCTGCTGGCGCCGGGAGGCTTGCTGCTGATGACGGAAATGACCCGCAACAGCCGGTTGCAGCAGATCAGCGCCGGTTATTTGGAGGACGGCTTTACCCGATTTGAAGATGAACGGGCGGCGACCCGCTTGCCGCTCCTTGCGGCGGACAGATGGGTGCGTCTTCTAAAGTCAGCATCGTTTGCGGAAGCCGCTGCATTCCCGGGGCAAGACGAGCCTGCTGGCATGTACGGACAGCAGGTGATCGCCGCATTGGCGCCGATTGGCGTCAAGCGCTTCAATCCGGAGCCGTTGATCGAACAGCTGCGGCGGAAGCTGCCCGAATATATGGTGCCTGCGACGATCATTCCCTTGGATCAGCTGCCGCTGTCTGCTAACGGGAAGGTTGACCGGCAGGCGTTGCCCGTGCCGTCTTCCTTAAGATCGGTCACAGCGGATCAAGCTGTGGCGGAGCCGCGCTCGCCCGTCGAACAGGAGCTTGCGGCGATGTGGAGCCGGCTTCTCGTAGTGGAGCCTGTCGGGCTGACCGACAACTTCTTCACCTTGGGCGGGGACTCTTTGCTGGCCATCAAGCTGGGCGCCATGGCGCGCGACAAGTTTGAGATTGAGCTTTCCCTGGGGAGTGTGTTCGAGCGTCCGACCATTGCCCAGCTGGCCGAGCGCATACAGGCGCTTATCCAGGAGAAGGAGCAGAGCGCCGAGGCCGTCGTCCGTCTGCCTGAGATCGTGCCTTCTCCCGAAGATCGGCATGCTCCCTTTCCATTGACCGAAATCCAGCAAGCCTACTGGGTTGGCCGAAGCGGTGTTTATGCATTGGGCAACGTATCCACGCACTGCTATTTTGAGCTCGAAGGGACAGATTTGGATCTGGAACGGATCAATCGCGCCTGGCAGCGACTGATTGAGCAGCACGACATGATGCGGGCAGTGATCTTGCAAGACGGTCAGCGCCAGCAAATTTTGGAGCATGTGCCGCCCTACCGAATCGCCGTCGCAGATTTGCGCGGACGGGATGCCGATGCTGTCCGAGCGGAACTGAACCGGGTGCGGGAGGAAATGTCCCACCAGGTTCTGTCCGCCTGCGAGTGGCCGTTGTTCGATGTACGGGCGTCGGTGTTCGGCAACAATCAGGTACGCCTTCATATCAGTTTCGACAACCTGCTGTTCGACGGCTGGAGCATGTTCCACCTCCTTAGCGAATGGAATCGGCTGTATCAGCAACCGGATGCCAGTCTGAGCCCGCTGGCTTTGTCATTCAGGGATTATGTGCTGGCTATGGAACAGCTGAGAGAGTCGGAGCTGTATGAGCGCGACCGGGCGTATTGGTTCAACCGGTTGCCCGACCTGCCGCCGGCTCCGGATTTGCCGCTTGCGCAAAACCCGGAGTCTCTCTCAGGGCAACGGTTCACTCGTTTGGATGCCCGTCTGGATCGCGACTCATGGCGGCAGCTTAAGAAACGGACGGCAGAGGCAGGCGTGACTCCCTCGGGCATTTTGCTCGCGGCCTATGCCGAAGTGCTGGCGGTATGGAGCAGGCAGCCCCGGTTCACGATCAATCTGACCCAGTTCAACCGGCTGCCGCTGCATCCCGAGGTTCCGCAAATTGTGGGCGATTTCACTTCGCTTACGCTGCTGGCCGCAGACCATTCGTCCGGGGCGACCTTTGTGGAGCGTGCCCGAAAATTGCAGGAGCAGCTTTGGCGGGACCTGGACCATCCCTATGTCGGAGGAGTGCAGGTGCAGCGTGAGCTGGCGAGAACAAACGGCGTCCACAACGGTGTTGCGATGCCGGTCGTATTTACGAGCGCCCTTGGCGTCGACCAGTGGGACGAAGGAGAGTCTGGCGGCAAGTGGCTGGGCAAGCTGGTCTACAACATTACGCAGACGCCGCAAGTATGGCTGGATCATCAGGTCGTCGAGCAAGACGGACAATTGCTGCTGATTTGGGACGCTGTAGCGGGGCTATTTCCGTCGGGGCTATTGGACGACATGTTTGCGGCCTATTGCCAGTTGCTGCGGCGATTGGCTGAAGAAGAACAGGCGTGGCGAGCCGAAATGCCTGCTCTTCTATCGATCCCCCGGCTCGAGGGGAGAATCGAGGCGAACCGTACGGAAGCCCCTGTATCCCGGAATACGCTCGACGGTTTGTTCGCCGCAAAGGCGGCCATGCAGCCCGATCGTCCAGCCATCATCTGTTCCGACCGCATCTTGACCTACGAGGAGCTGCGCCGCCGATCGGACGCTGTGGCACAACTGCTGCGGACAAAAGGCGCAAAGCCCAATACGCTTACAGCGGTCATCATGGAGAAAGGGTGGGAGCAGGTCGTCGGCGCACTCGGCATTCTGAAGTCCGGAGCCGCCTACCTGCCTGTCGATCCGGCCCATCCCGGGGAGAGGCGCGCTCAGATATTGCGCGACGGCAACGTCGGCGTGGTGCTGACCCAATCGTGGCTGGACGAGCGGCTGGACTGGCCGGAAGGAGTTGAACGCATCTACATCGATCATCTCGCACCTGCGACAGGCAAGGTTGATTCGCCTGACAGGAACCCGGACGATCTGGCTTACGTCATTTATACCTCGGGTTCGACGGGGGTCCCCAAAGGAGTCATGATTGATCACCGCGGCGCGGTGAACACCATCTTGGATGTGAACAGCCGCTTTGCTGTCGGGCCTGCGGACCGGGTGCTCGCTTTATCGCATTTGAACTTTGATCTGTCGGTGTATGATATGTTCGGCATGCTGGCTGCAGGAGCGGCGATCGTGATGCCCGAGGCGGAGCAAACGAGAGATCCGGGCAGTTGGCTGACCTGGCTGGAACAAGAGCGCATCACGGTGTGGAATACGGTTCCGGCGCTGATGCAAATGCTGCTGGAGCATGCTGCCGGAAGCGGCAAAGCTCTGCCCCAGTCTCTTCGCCTGGTGCTGCTCAGCGGGGACTGGATTCCGCTTGAATTGCCAGGCAAGATCCAGGCGCAAATTGCCGGGGTAGAGGTAATCGGCTTGGGCGGGGCGACAGAGGCGTCCATTTGGTCGAATTTGTACCCGATTGGGGAAGTCGACCCGAGCTGGAGGAGCATACCGTATGGCCGTCCGATGACGAATCAGCGCTATTATGTGCTGAATGCGTGGATGGGGGACTGCCCTGTATGGGTACCGGGCCAACTTTACATCGGCGGAATTGGGCTTGCCCAAGGCTATTGGAACGACGAAGCCAAAACGAACGAACGGTTTATCCGTCATCCGCGGACCGGCGAGCGCCTTTACAATACTGGCGATCTGGGCCGTTATTTGCCGGACGGCACGATCGAGTTTCTCGGACGGGAGGACTTCCAGGTCAAAATCCGGGGCCATCGGATTGAATTGGGCGAGATCGAAGCGGCGCTGAAGCAGTTGGATGGGGTAAAAGACGCCGTCGCCGCTGTGAGCGAGCCTTCCGGCGACAAGCAATTGGTAGTCTATATCGTTCCCGGCGATGGCGAAGGACTATCGTTGCTTGAAACCGAGCGCGTGGATTCAGCCGTCAGCGGGGAACGGTGGCTTACCCTCTGCAGCACCGGCCTGCTGCAAGCGTCGCAACTCGCGGAGGCTGTCCATGGTGAGGCAATTGGCGCTTTCATGGATTACGCCGATCGTTTAAGCGTTGCAGCGATGTGCGATACGCTTGCCAGCTTGGGCATATTCGCTCGCGAGGGGGAGCGCTATGCCGTTGACGCATGCATGCGCCGTTACCAGCTGCATCCCCGTTACCGGTCGTTGTTCGTTCATTGGCTGGATGTGCTGGCGGAAGAGGGGCTGCTGCGGAAGGAAGGGGACGGTCGCTATCAGAACGTCCTCCCGTTCGGCAATGCGCAGCATGAACTGTCGTGCTTCGATTGGACCCGGTTCCCGGGCATGTCGGAGAAAGCGCAGGCGTTGAGCGAAGGGTTCCGCCGCGGGAAAGCAGCGATGACCGCTCTGCTGAGAGGCGATACCGATCCGCGCGAGCTGTTCCTGACCGAGGATTCCTTCCTGACGGCGGAAGCGCTCAGCGGCTTCAACCTTGCGAGATCGTATTCCATCGGACTGTGCCGCGAGCTGTTCCGCACTATCCTCAATGGTTATCCTGCGGACAAAGAGATACGGGTGCTGGAACTCGGATCGAGAGCGGGAGGGCTGGCGGACACGCTTGCGCCCCTCTGTGAAGGAAGGGGACGGTACTTGTATGCCGACGAATCTTCTTTCTTCACGGATCAGGCCAAGCAGAAATGGGGCGAAGCGGCTCCGATCGAATACAGTTTGTTCGATATGAACAACAGTCCGCTGCAGCAAGGATTTGCGCTTCACGAATTCGACATCATTGTCGCAGACAATACGCTGCATCGCGCCCGCAATCTGGAAGCGACACTGGGGCATCTGAAGCGTATGCTGGCGCCCGGCGGGTATTTGATCTTCGGTGAAGCGACGCGGAACAGTCGGCTGATGCTGACGACCGTCGGATTTTTGGAGGACGGGTTCAGCCATTTTGAAGACGAGCGGAAGGAAACTTGTCTTCCCCTGCTTCCGGCAGCTAAATGGCTGGAGGCTTTAGCGGAACAAGGATTTGCGCGGACGATGTCATTGCCGGAAAGCAGCGGTGCAGCAGACGCATACGACCAGTGCATCATTATGGCGCAGGGGCCCGAACAGGTCAGCACGTTCAACCCGACAAGGCTGTCCGACGCCCTGCGGCAAAAGCTGCCCGATTACATGGTGCCGACCTCGTTCGTGCTGCTGGAGGAACTGCCCTTGTCAGCGAATGGGAAGGTGGACAGAAAGGCGCTGGGGGCTCTGGCGAAGGCTGGTGCGAGAACGGCGGGCAGAAAGCGCGCCGCCCCGGCCACGGAGCTTCAGGAGAAGCTCGCAAGCGTCTGGGAGGAGGTTCTCGGCTGTAAGCAGGTAGGGCTGGATGACGGTTTTTTCGAGTTAGGAGGGGACTCCCTGCGCGCGATCCAATGCATGAACGTATTGAAAGAACGCTATCAGATCGATTTGTCGCTGCAAGATCTGTTCGATGCTCCCAATATTGGTCAGCTTGCCCGGTTGATCGAGAAGAAAGCGGCGGAGAGGGGTCAGGCGGCGGCCTATGAAGAAGGCATTATTTGA